Proteins from a genomic interval of Symmachiella macrocystis:
- a CDS encoding DUF1559 domain-containing protein produces the protein MQKTVQRRQHGFTLIELLVVIAIIAILIALLLPAVQQAREAARRTQCKNNLKQIGLAIHNYMDVATVLPPSACINPDITATGNNGSWGVHGRILPFLDQGNLYNAVDLTEAWDFQAAIDGLKIPTYVCPSDPQGDTARDPGSGKVTLYPTSYAFNFGTWFVFDPVTGRGGDGAFHPNARLRFSSFTDGTSNTLLTAEVKVWQPYRRNGGPPVTTIPDNVTDAEAAIASGVQFKNTGHTEWPDGRVHHHGFTTAMTPNTVVNCTDGTETFDCDYNSWQEGKDGVAGNPSYAIVTSRSHHTGMVNVVLADGSTRSISENIDRSIWRGLSTRAGSEILGEF, from the coding sequence ATGCAAAAAACCGTACAACGCCGTCAGCACGGCTTTACACTCATTGAGTTGCTAGTGGTGATTGCAATCATCGCCATTCTCATCGCCTTATTGTTGCCGGCAGTCCAGCAGGCGCGCGAAGCAGCGCGGCGTACGCAGTGTAAAAATAACCTCAAGCAGATCGGGCTGGCGATCCACAATTATATGGACGTCGCCACCGTCCTGCCCCCCAGTGCCTGCATCAATCCCGATATCACCGCAACGGGGAATAACGGTTCATGGGGCGTGCATGGACGGATTCTGCCCTTTTTGGATCAAGGCAATCTGTATAACGCCGTCGATTTGACCGAAGCCTGGGACTTTCAAGCCGCCATCGATGGCTTAAAGATTCCGACGTACGTTTGTCCGAGTGATCCCCAAGGAGATACCGCCCGCGATCCCGGCAGTGGAAAAGTGACTTTGTATCCGACCTCCTATGCGTTTAACTTTGGGACATGGTTTGTGTTTGATCCGGTGACCGGTCGTGGCGGCGACGGCGCGTTCCATCCCAATGCCCGGTTGCGGTTTTCCTCATTCACTGATGGAACCAGCAACACGCTCTTGACCGCTGAGGTGAAAGTCTGGCAACCCTATCGTCGCAACGGAGGCCCGCCGGTCACGACAATTCCCGACAACGTCACCGATGCCGAAGCGGCGATTGCCAGCGGCGTCCAATTCAAAAATACCGGCCATACCGAATGGCCCGACGGACGCGTGCATCACCATGGTTTCACGACGGCCATGACGCCCAACACCGTCGTCAATTGTACCGATGGCACGGAGACCTTTGACTGCGACTACAACTCGTGGCAAGAAGGGAAAGACGGCGTTGCTGGAAATCCCAGCTACGCCATCGTCACATCGCGGAGCCACCATACCGGAATGGTGAATGTTGTCTTGGCCGATGGTTCAACGCGTTCGATTTCGGAGAATATCGACCGCTCCATCTGGAGGGGGCTCAGCACGCGAGCCGGCAGCGAAATTCTCGGCGAGTTTTAG
- a CDS encoding ATP-binding protein codes for MRWPIRNQILVPYAATLVVAVTTTALATAYLDARRSRAESLRGIRNVVETLGQSTFPYTKSVVDKMRGLSGSHFLAIDPQDRILATTLTHPVDPAAIRSRTPESATIETLTDFPSVDIGGSRYFVAHIEPARMGNASSLYVLYPEADWLQIQRDAIWAPLLVCGVTILLMSLISMTLSRRLDRRIQAVRGLFAKLADGHFDHAKVGKLDDEIRDLLLSANSLSDQLSTLRDQFSRTERLRLLAQLAGGLAHQLRNAVTGARMAIQLHQRRFPNEGDDESLNVALQQLTLTEEQLRGLLALGKDRVEKLPPVEVAPLLDEVSALIDPVCRHTQIDFQRTDNLEDNSLSVPSGADIKAAILNMLLNGIEAAGVGGSLRLSARCRAGLLEISVTDSGPGPPDAMQDRILDPFVSSKPEGVGLGLSLAEMAATANGGTLSWRRDENRTVFTFCLPVLADDDTPSHESAASPRLNTPTPLRLGVSSQ; via the coding sequence ATGCGTTGGCCCATTCGCAACCAGATTTTGGTCCCCTACGCAGCGACCCTGGTTGTTGCCGTAACCACGACCGCGCTGGCGACCGCCTACCTCGATGCCCGCCGCAGCCGCGCGGAATCCCTACGGGGAATTCGCAATGTGGTGGAAACACTCGGCCAGTCAACATTCCCCTATACAAAAAGTGTCGTGGATAAAATGCGCGGATTGTCAGGGTCTCATTTCCTGGCAATTGATCCGCAAGATCGTATTTTAGCGACCACGCTCACCCACCCCGTAGATCCCGCTGCCATCCGCAGTCGCACCCCGGAATCGGCCACCATTGAGACGTTAACCGATTTCCCCTCTGTCGATATTGGCGGCAGTCGGTATTTCGTCGCGCACATCGAACCGGCGCGGATGGGTAATGCTTCTTCGTTGTACGTCCTCTATCCCGAGGCGGACTGGCTGCAAATTCAACGCGATGCCATCTGGGCTCCCCTGTTGGTCTGCGGAGTGACCATTCTGCTCATGAGCCTCATCTCGATGACGTTATCACGTCGCTTGGATCGTCGGATTCAGGCGGTACGCGGACTGTTTGCCAAGCTGGCTGACGGACATTTTGATCACGCGAAAGTCGGCAAGCTCGACGATGAAATCCGGGATCTTCTGTTGTCGGCCAATAGTCTTTCGGACCAACTCTCGACGCTGCGCGATCAATTTTCGCGCACTGAGCGTCTGCGGTTGTTGGCGCAATTGGCCGGCGGCTTAGCGCACCAATTGCGCAACGCCGTTACGGGTGCGCGTATGGCGATCCAATTGCATCAACGCCGCTTTCCCAATGAAGGCGACGACGAAAGCCTCAACGTGGCGTTGCAGCAATTGACGCTGACAGAAGAACAGTTGAGAGGCCTGCTGGCGCTGGGCAAGGATCGTGTTGAAAAACTCCCCCCCGTCGAAGTTGCTCCGCTGCTCGATGAAGTCAGCGCACTGATTGATCCGGTCTGCCGACACACACAAATCGACTTTCAGCGCACGGATAACTTGGAGGACAACAGCCTTAGTGTTCCGTCGGGAGCAGACATTAAGGCGGCCATCTTAAACATGCTGCTAAACGGCATAGAAGCCGCGGGAGTCGGCGGATCGCTGCGGTTATCGGCACGTTGCCGCGCTGGCTTACTAGAGATCTCGGTGACCGACAGCGGCCCGGGTCCGCCGGATGCCATGCAGGATCGTATCTTAGACCCGTTTGTTAGCAGCAAACCTGAAGGAGTCGGACTGGGGTTGTCCCTCGCCGAGATGGCTGCGACCGCCAATGGCGGGACGCTCTCTTGGCGGCGCGATGAGAACCGCACGGTATTCACGTTCTGCTTGCCGGTCCTGGCCGACGACGACACCCCCTCCCACGAATCAGCCGCATCACCCCGTTTGAATACGCCGACACCATTGCGGCTAGGAGTGAGCTCCCAATGA
- a CDS encoding sigma-54-dependent transcriptional regulator, whose protein sequence is MSHVLIVDDEPSICWGFRELLTDEGHQVSVAPSAEEALARIEEDAPDAVMLDVRLPGMDGLTAIKHLRDRLGHVPIIVMTAFGSLDIAVRAVEAGAFDYLPKPFELEDAIQVLLRATEGTDAASVTQPELPTEDNEDLLIGKSPVMQNIFKQIALVAPRDTPVLITGESGTGKDLVATAIHRHSRRANGPFLPVCVPALSSNVIESELFGHVRGAFTGAETDRKGLLEIADAGTVFLDEIGDIHLPLQVKLLRAIERREVTPVGDASPHAANFRIVAATNRPLQKMVSSGEFREDLFYRLSVFHIEIPPLRQRTTDIPLLAESFLRKFSNGLQNLRLSEETMRELCARPWHGNVRELRNALEHASIVARSETIAPEHLPPPANPTHAETMSTDDRLRGLMADWLTDQMESESDEGDLYERFLNLVEPPLLAEVIARCSQNRSHAARWLGMHRTTLRQKLSQHRIEAP, encoded by the coding sequence ATGAGTCATGTCTTGATTGTTGATGACGAGCCGAGCATTTGTTGGGGTTTCCGGGAGCTGCTCACTGATGAAGGCCATCAGGTCAGCGTGGCGCCTTCAGCCGAGGAGGCTTTGGCCCGAATTGAAGAGGATGCTCCCGATGCGGTGATGCTTGATGTTCGATTGCCCGGGATGGACGGGCTGACGGCGATCAAACATCTCCGCGATCGCCTTGGCCATGTGCCGATCATCGTGATGACCGCATTTGGAAGTCTGGACATCGCCGTACGCGCGGTCGAAGCCGGCGCATTCGACTATCTTCCTAAGCCGTTCGAACTCGAGGACGCCATTCAGGTTCTACTGCGCGCTACGGAAGGAACAGATGCCGCCTCGGTGACACAACCCGAATTGCCGACCGAGGACAATGAAGATCTGCTGATCGGCAAGTCGCCCGTCATGCAGAATATCTTCAAGCAGATTGCGCTGGTGGCGCCGCGCGACACGCCGGTACTGATCACCGGGGAAAGCGGAACCGGAAAAGACCTCGTTGCCACTGCTATCCACCGGCACAGCCGCCGTGCCAATGGGCCGTTTCTGCCGGTCTGTGTGCCCGCGCTGAGTTCCAACGTCATTGAGAGTGAACTTTTTGGACATGTCCGCGGAGCATTTACCGGCGCGGAAACGGACCGCAAAGGACTCTTAGAAATCGCCGATGCGGGGACTGTTTTCCTCGATGAAATTGGCGATATTCACCTTCCACTGCAAGTCAAACTGTTGCGGGCCATCGAACGCAGGGAAGTCACACCGGTCGGAGACGCTTCGCCGCACGCCGCGAATTTTCGCATCGTGGCCGCTACCAACCGTCCGTTGCAGAAGATGGTTTCTTCCGGAGAATTTCGCGAAGACCTGTTTTACCGCTTGAGCGTATTTCATATTGAAATCCCACCGCTTCGCCAACGGACGACCGATATTCCACTCCTTGCGGAATCGTTTCTCAGAAAGTTCAGCAACGGTTTGCAGAACCTGCGACTGAGTGAGGAGACGATGCGGGAACTCTGTGCGCGCCCCTGGCATGGCAATGTCCGCGAATTGCGAAACGCCCTCGAGCATGCCTCGATTGTTGCTCGGAGTGAGACCATCGCTCCAGAACACTTACCGCCGCCGGCGAATCCAACACACGCTGAAACGATGTCGACTGATGATCGATTGCGTGGCCTGATGGCGGACTGGCTGACCGACCAGATGGAAAGTGAATCCGACGAGGGCGATTTATACGAACGGTTCCTCAACCTCGTCGAGCCCCCGTTGCTTGCCGAGGTGATCGCGCGCTGTTCGCAGAACCGTTCACACGCTGCACGCTGGTTAGGGATGCACCGCACGACGTTGCGGCAAAAACTCTCCCAGCATCGTATCGAAGCGCCGTAG
- a CDS encoding sulfatase-like hydrolase/transferase: MRIAPSMACLIVATISASMAAAAEQTPRTNVILIMADDIGYECFGCYGSRQYSTPNIDAMAAQGMRFTHCYSQPLCTPSRVKLMTGLSNARNYSAFSVLNKSQKTIGDYFGHAGFRTAVAGKWQLYGAEHYKPRFRGQGTLPGDAGFENFCLWQVDRLGERYKAPLLQIDGKNRQFDKSHYGPEVACDYLIDFMKRSKDEPFFVYYPMILVHNPFVPTPDSQSSNKKKKQRNFEDMVAYMDKLVGRIVTTTEELDIAERTLILFVGDNGTNKKITSQLNGRAIQGGKGLMTDAGTRVALVALQPGTVPVGSVCEDLVDFSDMLPTTLQAVGAPVPDGLDGRSFWPQLQGQTGTPREWIYCYYCSRPERTTPSRFVRDQRWKLYGDGRFYDVANDVLEKSPIQQIEVGSAAAAAKKKLAAALQSMPSEGQSLLQFDR, translated from the coding sequence ATGCGAATCGCCCCCAGCATGGCTTGCCTGATTGTAGCCACCATTTCGGCTTCAATGGCCGCAGCTGCTGAGCAGACGCCGCGGACCAATGTGATTCTGATCATGGCCGACGACATCGGCTACGAATGCTTCGGCTGTTACGGCAGTCGGCAATACAGCACACCAAATATCGATGCGATGGCCGCGCAGGGAATGCGGTTTACGCATTGCTATTCACAACCGCTCTGCACACCAAGTCGCGTAAAACTGATGACGGGCCTGTCCAATGCCCGCAACTATTCGGCGTTCTCGGTGCTCAACAAAAGTCAAAAAACAATCGGCGATTACTTCGGCCATGCAGGATTTCGGACAGCCGTGGCCGGCAAATGGCAGTTGTATGGCGCGGAGCACTACAAGCCGCGCTTCCGCGGCCAAGGGACGCTGCCCGGGGATGCGGGGTTCGAGAACTTCTGTTTGTGGCAAGTCGATCGCCTGGGAGAGCGGTACAAAGCGCCCTTGTTGCAGATCGATGGCAAGAACCGCCAATTCGACAAAAGTCACTACGGACCCGAGGTGGCTTGCGACTATCTGATTGATTTTATGAAACGCTCAAAGGACGAACCATTCTTTGTGTATTACCCCATGATTCTCGTCCACAACCCGTTTGTACCAACGCCCGATAGCCAGTCATCCAATAAAAAGAAAAAGCAACGCAATTTTGAGGACATGGTTGCCTATATGGACAAACTCGTGGGACGGATTGTCACCACGACAGAAGAACTGGATATTGCCGAGCGGACTTTGATCCTTTTTGTCGGCGACAATGGAACGAACAAAAAAATCACGTCACAGCTCAACGGTCGCGCGATCCAAGGGGGAAAGGGACTGATGACCGACGCCGGAACACGCGTGGCACTGGTCGCACTGCAGCCCGGAACCGTCCCTGTAGGAAGCGTGTGCGAGGATCTTGTCGACTTCTCCGATATGCTCCCCACCACTTTACAGGCCGTCGGAGCACCCGTTCCTGACGGACTGGATGGGCGTAGTTTTTGGCCGCAATTGCAGGGCCAAACCGGAACGCCGCGAGAATGGATCTATTGCTACTATTGTTCGCGACCGGAAAGAACCACGCCGAGCCGCTTCGTCCGCGACCAACGCTGGAAACTGTACGGCGACGGTCGGTTTTATGACGTCGCGAATGACGTGCTTGAGAAATCTCCCATACAACAAATCGAAGTGGGCAGTGCTGCCGCTGCTGCCAAAAAGAAATTGGCAGCCGCACTGCAGTCGATGCCCAGCGAAGGGCAATCGTTACTTCAATTCGATCGCTGA
- a CDS encoding aldo/keto reductase: protein MQYRAIGNTDLKVSTIGMGCVTFGREIDRETSFTILDHAYEQGITLYDTAEAYAAGASETVLGEWIADRGVRDKIVLATKVSGTLTRQRVLSSAEESLQRLQTDCIDLFQLHSWDNETPLEETLAALSALVDQGKVRYLGCSNWTAAQLRDALEITQASGGARMESVQPPYNLVQRDIETDLLPLCAEQQIGVISYSPLAAGFLTGKYSRDGEVPAGTRFDVIPGHQPIYFTERGFSVLDELRAESERTGRSMIELALSWTFSQPGITSVLIGARNQSHVDQALNALPK from the coding sequence GTGCAATATCGAGCGATCGGCAACACGGATTTGAAAGTCAGCACCATCGGGATGGGCTGCGTGACATTCGGTCGCGAGATTGACCGAGAGACCTCATTCACGATTCTCGATCATGCCTACGAACAGGGAATCACTCTCTACGACACAGCTGAAGCATACGCCGCCGGCGCCTCGGAGACTGTCCTCGGTGAATGGATCGCCGACCGTGGTGTGCGAGACAAGATCGTCTTAGCCACAAAGGTCTCCGGCACGCTCACCCGACAGCGGGTCCTCTCCTCCGCCGAAGAGAGCCTGCAACGGTTGCAGACCGACTGCATTGATCTGTTTCAATTGCACAGTTGGGACAACGAGACGCCGCTGGAAGAGACACTGGCGGCGTTATCCGCCTTGGTCGATCAAGGCAAGGTGCGCTATCTCGGTTGCAGCAATTGGACGGCTGCACAATTACGCGACGCATTGGAAATCACCCAAGCGTCCGGTGGTGCGCGAATGGAATCGGTGCAGCCGCCCTACAATCTCGTGCAACGCGATATCGAAACCGACCTGCTGCCGTTGTGTGCCGAACAACAGATCGGTGTGATCAGCTACAGCCCATTGGCCGCCGGATTTCTCACGGGCAAATACAGCCGCGACGGTGAGGTCCCCGCCGGAACCCGCTTCGACGTGATTCCCGGCCATCAACCCATTTATTTCACTGAGCGTGGGTTCAGCGTTTTGGACGAATTGCGGGCTGAGTCCGAACGGACCGGTCGCAGCATGATTGAACTGGCGCTCTCCTGGACATTCAGCCAACCGGGTATTACGTCCGTCCTCATCGGCGCCCGCAACCAGTCACACGTCGACCAAGCACTGAATGCCCTGCCTAAATAA
- a CDS encoding carbonic anhydrase: MQKLIEGIHRFQRSLFSQNQRLFETLVDGQKPLALFITCSDSRIDPNWLTQTKPGELFIQRTAGNIVPPYGAVMGGEAATIEYAINALKVKDIIICGHSHCGAMSGLLDQASIEKMPAVKAYLDHAEATRRIVEENYTHITDPEKRLTLTVEENVLVQLENLRTHPTVAAALSRNDLKLHGWVYKFETGDVFAFNPDKSQFLPVEDVERPQNQSDWSLPPI, encoded by the coding sequence ATGCAAAAATTGATCGAAGGTATTCACCGTTTCCAACGAAGTTTGTTCAGCCAGAACCAACGGCTGTTTGAGACACTCGTGGACGGACAGAAACCGCTGGCGTTATTCATCACCTGCTCCGACTCCCGCATCGACCCCAATTGGCTCACCCAGACGAAACCGGGGGAACTGTTTATCCAACGGACTGCGGGCAACATCGTGCCCCCCTACGGTGCAGTCATGGGGGGAGAGGCGGCAACGATTGAATATGCTATCAATGCTCTCAAGGTGAAGGACATCATTATCTGCGGACACTCTCACTGCGGGGCAATGAGTGGACTGTTGGACCAAGCGAGCATCGAAAAAATGCCGGCCGTTAAGGCCTATTTGGATCACGCCGAAGCGACACGCCGCATCGTCGAAGAAAATTATACGCATATCACCGACCCCGAAAAACGACTGACACTGACTGTCGAAGAAAACGTGCTCGTCCAACTCGAAAACCTACGTACCCATCCAACAGTGGCAGCCGCACTGAGTCGCAACGACCTCAAACTGCATGGCTGGGTCTACAAGTTTGAGACAGGCGATGTGTTCGCTTTTAATCCTGACAAGAGTCAGTTCCTGCCGGTCGAAGATGTGGAACGGCCCCAAAACCAATCCGACTGGTCGCTCCCCCCCATTTAA
- a CDS encoding ATP-binding protein encodes MASLPLIARIAAQYHGTGMGLALCDKIIRQHRGSLDFRSGDEGTTFTITLPLG; translated from the coding sequence GTGGCGAGCTTACCGCTCATCGCAAGAATCGCTGCGCAATATCATGGGACTGGCATGGGACTTGCGTTGTGTGACAAGATCATCCGCCAACACCGTGGCAGCCTCGATTTTCGCAGTGGAGATGAAGGAACCACCTTCACCATCACGCTTCCGTTGGGTTAA
- a CDS encoding response regulator transcription factor produces MHDGFNILIVDDEPNIRSGLANGLMKEADVIATARDVHHALEIFDEGDYRLVSTAAPTRIRSLTEVAEDAEKDAIQAALAASDCHREQTAKALGVSVRTLHYKMSRYGLH; encoded by the coding sequence ATGCACGACGGATTCAACATATTAATTGTCGATGACGAACCCAACATTCGCTCCGGTTTGGCCAATGGCCTCATGAAAGAGGCGGACGTCATTGCCACCGCTCGGGACGTCCACCATGCGCTAGAAATATTTGACGAGGGGGATTACCGCCTCGTCTCCACGGCCGCCCCAACGCGTATCCGCTCGCTGACGGAAGTCGCCGAAGATGCCGAAAAGGATGCCATTCAAGCTGCATTGGCCGCCTCCGACTGCCACCGCGAACAAACCGCAAAAGCACTCGGGGTCAGTGTGCGGACGCTGCATTATAAAATGAGCCGCTACGGCCTGCATTGA
- a CDS encoding transglutaminase family protein has protein sequence MNYHITHTTKYMYSEAVPVCHNLVHLAPRTMSNQVPDEFRLLIHPEPFSVSYGRDYFGNNVSYFSIYQTHRGLTVTATSDVAVSAAPEYNPDDTASWEHVAAQLKTDRSADVLDAYQYVFDSSSIQRFPELAEYVKLSFPSGRPILAGVIDLTARIYNDFTYDPRATTVHTPIREVFEQRHGVCQDFAHLQIGCLRSIGLAARYVSGYLRTEPPPGKPRLVGSDASHAWLAVYCGDVGWVGIDPTNNVLASTDHITVGWGREYNDVCPIQGIIIGGGEHRMSVEVDVVPPEVTS, from the coding sequence GTGAATTACCACATCACCCACACCACGAAATATATGTACTCCGAAGCGGTACCGGTGTGCCATAACTTGGTGCATCTCGCTCCGCGGACGATGTCCAACCAAGTCCCTGACGAATTCCGTCTGTTGATTCATCCCGAGCCATTCTCGGTGAGTTATGGCAGGGATTACTTCGGCAATAACGTCTCCTATTTTTCGATTTATCAAACGCATCGCGGTCTGACCGTTACGGCGACGAGCGACGTGGCGGTTTCCGCTGCCCCGGAATATAATCCCGACGACACGGCCTCGTGGGAGCACGTGGCGGCCCAGTTGAAGACGGACCGGTCGGCCGACGTACTCGATGCGTATCAGTATGTGTTTGATTCGTCGAGTATTCAGCGTTTCCCAGAATTAGCGGAGTACGTCAAGCTATCGTTTCCCTCAGGGCGACCGATTTTGGCGGGCGTGATCGACTTAACTGCACGGATCTACAACGACTTCACTTATGATCCCCGGGCGACGACGGTCCACACGCCGATCCGGGAAGTCTTTGAACAACGCCATGGCGTTTGCCAAGATTTCGCTCATTTGCAAATCGGCTGTCTGCGCTCGATTGGCTTAGCGGCGCGCTATGTGAGCGGCTATTTGAGAACCGAGCCGCCGCCGGGGAAACCGCGACTGGTGGGCTCGGACGCGTCGCATGCCTGGCTAGCGGTGTATTGTGGAGATGTCGGCTGGGTCGGCATCGATCCCACGAACAATGTCTTGGCTTCGACCGATCACATCACAGTCGGATGGGGACGCGAGTACAACGACGTCTGTCCGATTCAAGGCATCATCATTGGCGGTGGCGAGCACCGTATGAGCGTCGAGGTCGATGTTGTTCCGCCCGAAGTAACAAGCTGA
- a CDS encoding circularly permuted type 2 ATP-grasp protein, which translates to MVQLQEPNDIVPTSPLSVNGLIQNYAPPGGAYDEFIAANGTPRAHTRGFLDSINGIGREEFARRWQQAQRTVQANDFAFGGYATPEDKLRPWELDAIPLMISAAEWDKVSVALTQRARLLNLVLQDLYGEQTLVKQGLLPPELLYAHPGFLRPYHGQLNPSQHMLHFYAADLARSPNGEWWILADRTEAPSGLGYALENRIVVSRMLPDIFHRCQVERLAPFFIAAQETLHSLAPQHTENPRVVLLSHGPTSLNYFEDSYLARYLEYTLVEGGDLAVRNDQVMLKTLGGLLPVDVILRRQNSSDCDPLELGSKSGLGIAGLRQSTRNGTVGVANALGSGLVESVAFMAFMPRLCQLLLGEELLIPGVASWWCGQPDGLAHVLKNLDKLIIQPAFRNRGKDGPTREALANMSSTELANTIKANPVQFAAQEKVARSTVPIWRRDLHPAYLALRGYLVTDGEKYTVMQGALARTSSALDPLELSVRKGEGSKDVWILADGPVDQVTLLEEPGRAITLRRSGAELPSRTADNFFWLGRQMERAEATARLLRSAASRLSGETRSTSDVEVPVLLRCLADQGQIEPGYAINKMRGQLPAIEYDLPMAVFDSSQPSCLRSILDEVYRLGAIVRDRISLDTWRIIHGIDEDFRPAEHGTTTLSDLLAMTDELIAKFAAFSGVIMESMTRTQAFHFLELGRRLERSLQIISLVKNCFIPMPEFPGPVLGTVLEVADSLMTYRARYLANRQLAAVLDLVLTDETNPRALAFQFVQLVEHVEQLPRDKTSPDYAAEQRLAMSLLHSVRLMDIQAIAEVHALGDHEPLERLTAEWESQLPKLAEAISHRYLVHAAPSHQLADISPQ; encoded by the coding sequence ATGGTACAACTTCAGGAACCGAACGACATCGTGCCCACATCCCCTCTGTCCGTGAACGGTCTGATTCAAAATTACGCGCCGCCTGGCGGGGCTTATGATGAATTTATTGCCGCTAATGGAACTCCGCGCGCACATACCCGCGGCTTTTTGGATTCCATCAATGGAATCGGCCGTGAAGAATTTGCGCGGCGTTGGCAGCAAGCGCAGCGGACGGTGCAGGCCAATGACTTTGCGTTTGGCGGCTATGCTACGCCCGAAGACAAGTTGCGGCCGTGGGAGCTGGATGCGATTCCGCTCATGATATCCGCAGCGGAATGGGATAAGGTTTCCGTGGCGCTGACACAACGCGCCCGGTTGCTGAACCTGGTCCTGCAGGATTTGTACGGTGAGCAAACACTCGTTAAGCAAGGGTTATTGCCGCCGGAATTGTTGTACGCGCATCCGGGATTTTTGCGTCCGTATCACGGACAACTGAATCCGTCCCAGCACATGCTCCACTTTTATGCAGCGGATTTGGCGCGTTCGCCCAACGGAGAATGGTGGATACTGGCGGACCGAACGGAAGCTCCCTCGGGGCTGGGATATGCCTTGGAAAACCGTATCGTCGTCTCGCGGATGTTGCCGGACATTTTTCATCGCTGTCAGGTCGAGCGGTTGGCTCCGTTTTTTATCGCGGCCCAAGAGACATTGCACAGTCTTGCTCCGCAACATACGGAAAACCCGCGGGTGGTGTTGCTGAGCCATGGACCGACGAGCCTAAACTATTTTGAAGATTCCTATCTGGCTCGCTATCTGGAGTACACCCTGGTCGAAGGGGGTGATCTGGCCGTGCGGAACGACCAAGTCATGCTCAAGACTTTGGGCGGATTGCTGCCGGTCGATGTGATCCTGCGGCGGCAGAACAGCAGTGATTGTGATCCGTTGGAGTTGGGATCGAAGTCGGGGCTGGGTATTGCCGGGTTGCGACAGTCGACGCGTAACGGCACGGTGGGCGTTGCCAATGCCTTGGGGAGCGGGCTGGTCGAATCCGTGGCGTTTATGGCATTCATGCCGCGGTTATGCCAACTGTTGCTCGGCGAGGAACTGTTGATCCCCGGCGTGGCGTCGTGGTGGTGTGGACAACCGGACGGTTTGGCACACGTACTGAAAAACCTGGACAAACTGATTATTCAGCCGGCGTTTCGCAATCGTGGAAAAGATGGCCCCACGCGCGAGGCGTTGGCGAATATGTCCTCAACGGAGTTAGCGAACACGATCAAAGCCAATCCGGTGCAATTCGCGGCCCAGGAGAAGGTAGCCCGTTCCACGGTTCCCATTTGGAGGCGTGATCTGCATCCGGCCTATTTGGCGTTGCGGGGCTATTTGGTGACGGATGGCGAGAAATATACAGTCATGCAAGGGGCATTGGCCCGCACGTCCTCAGCGCTCGATCCGCTCGAACTGTCGGTTCGCAAGGGAGAAGGCAGCAAGGACGTTTGGATCTTAGCCGACGGACCGGTCGATCAGGTGACCCTGTTGGAAGAACCGGGCCGGGCCATTACGCTGCGGCGCAGCGGAGCCGAGCTTCCCAGTCGAACGGCCGACAACTTTTTTTGGCTGGGACGTCAAATGGAACGCGCCGAGGCAACGGCGCGACTGTTGCGATCCGCAGCAAGCCGGCTCAGCGGCGAAACGCGGTCCACCAGCGACGTGGAAGTCCCGGTGCTGCTTAGATGTTTGGCGGACCAGGGCCAAATCGAACCGGGTTATGCCATCAACAAAATGCGCGGCCAACTGCCGGCGATTGAATACGATTTGCCGATGGCGGTCTTCGATTCTTCGCAGCCCTCCTGCTTGCGTTCGATCTTGGACGAAGTCTATCGGTTGGGGGCAATCGTACGCGATCGCATTTCGCTCGATACCTGGCGAATTATTCACGGCATCGACGAAGATTTTCGCCCAGCCGAACATGGGACGACGACCCTGTCGGACTTGTTGGCGATGACCGACGAGTTGATTGCCAAATTCGCGGCGTTTAGCGGGGTGATCATGGAGAGCATGACACGTACGCAGGCGTTTCATTTCCTGGAATTGGGACGGCGGCTGGAACGTTCGTTGCAGATCATCAGCTTGGTGAAAAACTGTTTCATCCCCATGCCGGAATTTCCTGGGCCGGTTTTAGGAACTGTTCTGGAGGTTGCCGACAGCCTGATGACGTATCGCGCGCGCTATCTGGCCAACCGGCAGTTGGCGGCAGTCCTCGATCTGGTGCTCACGGACGAAACGAATCCGCGTGCGCTGGCGTTTCAGTTTGTGCAGTTGGTTGAACATGTGGAACAGTTGCCGCGCGATAAAACCTCGCCCGATTACGCAGCCGAACAACGGTTGGCCATGTCGTTGCTGCATTCCGTCCGCCTGATGGATATTCAAGCCATCGCCGAAGTGCATGCGTTGGGCGATCATGAACCGTTGGAGCGACTGACGGCCGAATGGGAGTCCCAACTACCAAAACTTGCTGAAGCGATTTCGCATCGCTACCTTGTTCACGCAGCCCCATCTCACCAGCTTGCTGATATTAGCCCGCAGTGA